TAATGGTAAAGCCAAAGCAATAATAGAAATAACAAGTGTAGATACTATACCATTCAATCAAATGACAGAATCGTTAGCGGCCTTGGACATGGGAACGGATACAGAACCGCTGGGAAAATGGAGAAAAGCACATTGGAGCTTCTTTAAAAGTATAATGAACGAAAACAGTGAAGAACCTACAGAAGATATGCTTATCGTTTTTGAAAGATTTGAAATGATTTGGAAAATGAAATGAAATGAATGTTTCAACTCATAATTATAAAATAAAAAATTTTGAGCATAACAAATTATTTATTCCTTAACCATCAACGAAAAGCCATCAACGAAAAGCCATCAACGAAAAGCCATCAACGAAAAGCCATCAACGAAAAGCCATCAACGAAAAGCCATCAACGAAAAGCCATCAACGAAAAACCATCAACGAAAAACCATCAACATTTTACTATATTTAATGCATGGAACAAATTATCACCTATTTCGAAAGTATACCAGCTGCACACCGCTCGTTAATTTTAGTAGGTGGAATTATTTTTTTTTGGATACTAGAAGGCATTGTCCCACTCTTTAATGGAAGCTATAACAAATGGAAACATTCCGTTCCTAATTTCTTTTTTACACTTACTACGATAATTATCAATTTCCCTTTGGCATTTTTACTTTTAAAAACATCAGATTGGGCGGTAGCCAATAATTTCGGAATCATTAATTGGTTGCCAGAAATGCCATTATGGGCATACGTATTTTTGGGTATTGCTTTGTTAGATTTAATTGGCGCTTACACGGCACATTTGGTAGAACATAAGGTAAAACCTTTGTGGATGGTGCATTTGGTGCATCATACGGATCATAATGTGGATACCACTACGGCAAACAGACATCACCCGTTAGAAAGTGTCATTCGCTATATATTTACTTTAATTGGTGTTTTTGTGGTAGGTGCACCGGTGGGCATTATTATGCTGTATCAAAGTCTGTCGGTAGTATTGTCACAATTTAACCATGCCAATGTTAAACTATCTAAAGGAGTAGATAAGGTAATAAGTTATGTGCTTATTTCACCGGATATGCATAAGGTTCACCATCATTATGTATTGCCCTACACAGATAGTAATTACGGAAATATATTCTCGTGGTGGGACCGTCTTTTTGGTACGTATTTGTATTTAGATAGGGAGAAAATTATCTACGGCGTAGACACGTTCCCAGATAAGGTTGCCAATGGTCAAATTAGTTCGTTGTTGAAATATCCTTTTGTTGGGTATAGAAAACCAACAACGGATTCTTCTTTAATAAAGACTAAAGATTAAAACGACTCTTATTTCGAAAAGTTCATTGTTGACTTCATCTTTATTTTCCTATAAATTACTCAGAATTTATTACGAGATAAAATAGCAATTCTTTTTCAAGTTATATTCATATTAAATGTACATTAGTATGGTTTTTAGGTTGCGATATT
The genomic region above belongs to Maribacter hydrothermalis and contains:
- a CDS encoding sterol desaturase family protein — its product is MEQIITYFESIPAAHRSLILVGGIIFFWILEGIVPLFNGSYNKWKHSVPNFFFTLTTIIINFPLAFLLLKTSDWAVANNFGIINWLPEMPLWAYVFLGIALLDLIGAYTAHLVEHKVKPLWMVHLVHHTDHNVDTTTANRHHPLESVIRYIFTLIGVFVVGAPVGIIMLYQSLSVVLSQFNHANVKLSKGVDKVISYVLISPDMHKVHHHYVLPYTDSNYGNIFSWWDRLFGTYLYLDREKIIYGVDTFPDKVANGQISSLLKYPFVGYRKPTTDSSLIKTKD